In Chelmon rostratus isolate fCheRos1 chromosome 21, fCheRos1.pri, whole genome shotgun sequence, the genomic window TCTGGGGAAACAATTCCTGCACAACAACAAAGGTGAcgaagcacaaaaaaaggacattttttattAAGACGTTTTAACATTTCTGGACAACATTTCAGTATTGTCTCACCATTGCTTTCCAGTTTGAACTTATCCTGGAGCTCCTGTAGCCTCCTCTTCAGACTctggttctctctctgtgttctggCAGTTTTCTCCTGGTACTCTGACACAGTCTCTTTCACCACCTCCAGAACCTCCTGCACAGCTTTCGACAGCAGCTTTTCCACTCGGGCATTCAGACGCTCAATTTTGGACATCTTTATAGATTGATGAAGAATAGGTATTGATCAGTGTGCTCACTTCATGGACCTTTGCAGGAGCAACCTGCTATTGACACTCATGATGACTTGAGTTTGCCCATACAGATCTATACCTACCAACTGGcaaatgatcatttattttttgttatcgCTATATCACTGCACAAATACAGATTTTCACAACAGCATACCAATGgattagaaaaaaaaccaaaacactatCTCACCATTAAATAGGCTAAAACAGACGGGATCCTCAGTATTATAATATTTCTATTACCAGTTTTAACCAAAAGGAAAGCAGCATACCTTGACCCCAACGTGATCCCGTCAAATACTGTCGCGGTCTTTGATGAATCCCAGATTATCTGATAGTGATCCAGATGAAAACGCTCATTGTTTACAATGTTCACGCTTGTACAGATACTCGATGCTGGGTTGGGATTCCTGCCTCAGGGCATGGCAGACCGGGACTCCCTTTAGCATCTAGAAATGTGGCTTTTCCACACGATAAACGAGACCAAAAATGGTTTGGCAAATAAATATCACGATAAACGTGTGCATTGTGTGCACGAAACATTACCACCCACATCACCATCTCCTTCCTGGGTTTCACGGGCGGCTGGCATCCAGCGTGAGGTGCGttactgccacctactggtgAGTACGCAAAACAACCTTAAAACGTCCCGAGTCAGATTGGTCTCCCTTAAAATACTCTATTGATTCATTGCTGATCTAATACGTTTTTGTGGTTTATATCCCGCAGTCTgattcaaaaaatgaaaataacctTTCCAAAGGGTTCCTCCCCCAGCCATgaaccatcatcatcatccatcctTACATTTAGAAAGTCCCTTAACacactaaaaacacaataagAAAAGTAGATttgtttccctcctccttttaTTTCCCTTTGTAACTCGTGAGATAAATGACTCAGAGTACAACAAGCTAATTATTTAACAACACATCATGACTTGTCATTTCAGCAACAGATTGCATTTGCACAAACATAAAAAGTGCTTTAAAGACTGATTACATATTCAACCCTTTCACCtaaactgttctttttttttgcgaTACAAGAAGCTGCTGTAGGACCGATAAAAGATGGCAAAAGCTGTTCATACAAACTAAGTAGTGAACTTGTTACATTCTTACATAAGGTCCTCttcaatttacattttaaagtgaaataacCCTGCTCCTGAATGTAAACTGGCAGTATTGTGCTCATGGAGTTGTTTCCTCAAAAAGACTGAGCAGGTTCTTTGGTTCAAAGTTGGGTCGGAGTAAAGCCTCCTCCACCTGGATGCAGCTGCGACCACGTCGCTGCGAGGACTTGGCGGATGAAGAGTATCGGCTGCGTGTGGAGTTTTCATTTGTGATGTCTGCATGGAGCTCTGTGTGCATGGGGCTCGCACTAGGTGTCAGTGTGTGGCAGGAACCATTTGAGTGGATACTGGAGGGGGTCTGCGCTAAGTTACAGGAGGACCAATCACCCAGATTtgagtgagtgggtgtgtgGTAGGGACTTCgatgactgtgtgtctgtgaaccTGGGAGAGGTGTGGATGTGCTTTCCATAGACAATCTTGATTTGACCCTGTGGAcgaaatgtaaaacatgaagcAGGGGATTTGACAGACATAGAACTTCAGCTCAAGGCAAAGGAAGTGTACCAGCAACCATTTCTTTACATTGCTGTTGCTGAATATTCACACAAGACAGACATTTCCAAGGCATAAAATTAAGTTACGAATTCTTATATACTCAAGTAACCCGGTGAAGTAAAGAGTTCTCTTTTGTGCCTTTGgagtaaagagagaaaatgattcTCTACCTGTTTGAGAAAGTTGGGGAAAGCTCCGAGTCTGTGGgatccaacacaaacactgcatcatCCACTGGGCTATCTGAGTCAGCATGCATGGCACTGAGGGGCAGGGTTAAGTCCCTGTCCCAGCTATCCTTGGGAGGAGTGCAGGGCACTGGCTTTGTCcaatgagggagagaggacaaGTGAAGGGAAGACAAGAGTCTACACCCAAAGCACACCACCAACTATGAGGAAAAGatcagaaaaatataaaaatgttgcaTCCAAgtattacattttgaatatcACTTTATTTAATTGGTTGCTGACTTGGTAAGGGATTCTGATCATGAACACGTTAGTGTTGGTCTTTGCAGGGCTACACGTTTaacacatttaatcatttaaaaccAAACTCCAAACATTGAGGATTAAAAGGTTTATTAGACACATTCATTACCTGACAGAGGGAGACCAGTTTCAGTGTGGTCTCAGCGACCAATAGATAGATGCGCCTTTTCCACCTGTGTTTCCAAACAGGGGGGAGTGCAAGAAGCTTAGAGACTGTCGGCCTGTCCGACGGTTCTGGGGCCAGCATCATCCGAAGTACTGTCTGAAGCTCAGCTGACAggcctgcaaacacagaaatagTACGAACATAAGTCATCTGAATAAAGACAATGGGACAATCTATGCAAACTGGAAAGAAAGTGGATCTTACTGCTGGTCAGCTCTGAGGGAAGGCAGCCTTGTCTGAGCTGTTGCCAGCCCTCTCCTCCATTTGGAACTTCAATATTACAGGCAAGCTCCAGAATAGAAACACCCaaactaaatgaaaatgattcaaCAATATTTAGGCTCCAATTTAAGTCAGATCAATGAGTTACATATTTTAGAATatcattacattttatcatttatggTGTTCATAcctgaaaacatctgcagcaggtCCATACTCCCCACGGAGCAGCTCAGGGGCCATGTATCTGGGATCTCCCTCCTGGACATCCTCTTTCACTTTCCCCTCTACAGGCTCTGTACTGTTTTGTTTGAGGTCGAGCAGAAGCCCGAAGTCTCCAAGCTTGAGACGTCCAGACTCAGTCATAAGGACATTAGCAGGCTTGAGGTCCAGATGCACAAAACCATGAGAGTGTAAGTGTTGTAGTGCTGAAAGGAGGTCGCACAGGTAGGCCCATGCTGCAGACTCATCTGGAtttaatttttcaaaaataaaagccaagTTAGTATGTCTGAGGATTTGAGAATTTTCTGGAGCAAAGGGGGATACATTACATGCAGCAAAATACCATGGCTAATATGAATAGATTTCATCATCTCTGTTAGACCGACCTGGGCCAGGAGGCTGGCTCTCAGCATGGAGCAGCAAGCTGGTACTACACAGTTCTGTCTGAATGTACAGTCGGCCACACTCCTCCCAGGCTGCCACAAAATGCAGGATATGAGGATGAGGACACAGGCGCTCGTGGTTCCTGGCTTCCCTCACACTCCGGTTCCTCTCACGGTTGCCCCTGAAGCGATGAGCAGAGCGCTTGACTGCATACTGGTGGCCGTCCCGGTTGCTTTGTAcctacaaaaaaataaataaataaaaaaataataaaaaaatgcaaatcttGTCTTCTATTGGGGAATCTCCAGAAGATAATCCTGCTCATAGTGAGAAAATATGATTTACAGAGATATCTAAATTTGGATGGTGAGCTTTCCCATtacaaaaccagaaaacagaTGTTCCCAcagtcaagttttttttatatatataaaaacacaagaaaaggaaggaagagatcATATGCACTGCCTATTAGCTTGTCATATATTTTCAAATTAGATTCAATTTCCAATCTTCATATTAGAGACTATAATTCTCACCCAACACAGTCCTTCATGTCGCTCTAATTTTAAGtgccttaatttttttttgtcttgctcaCCTTGTAGACCTCTCCGAAGGATCCTCTTCCCAGCAGGCCCAAATTCGTGAAGCACTGATTAAAATAGGACTGCTGTTTGCTGGGATCATACACAGAATTTGGAGGGGGAGACGTACTAAGGGAACCAGACAGGGGTGTCCAGGGGGATGGATGCTGGGGGAACATCCTACTGAGAGGGGGACATCCCTTGGAAGGTGGCAGTGGGGGCAGAGAATGTGAGAGCCTGGCAGGCGAAGAGTATGATGAGCTGGAAATAGACGACGAGGAAAAAGGGAGACGGCGCTTTTTGAGGGAGAAGGATCGCTCTGCATGGGAGAAGTGGGTGGGAAGGGGGAGAGACACCCTGGACACTGTGGTTTCTACTGCCACTGACATTATGTAGGGACTTTTTCAGTTCCTTTCTTTGAAGACAGTGACCTGCAACATTGAAAAGAAAACTTTTGTTTACAACTTACAGTTGATATGAATGTGCCAAATGCCATTTTTGCACTGCCTGTGCACACTCAATGTGCCCTTTTCTACTGATGGACAGAACCTTGCTGATCTAAAACTGAGAGGATCTGAGATCCTGAACATCCTGCTTGACAGGTTCTCTGATATCAGTATCGATAAAACCTCTTACGCCTGGCGTTAACAGTTTGAACACCTGCTGAATGTAACGTTAGCGTAACGTTAGCTACGTCGGCTGAGCATACGCTACACGTTTGATAACGTCATTCTTCAACTGTAATGTTTATTGCAGTTAACACTACTTTGTTGAAATAGCTTTGGCTAGCGTTAACATTATTCCAAGCcgtatgttagcattgttcaTTCTTTGCCATCACTGACAAATGTCACctccacaaaacacattttggctAACATTAACCAGGGTAAGGGCGGACCCagtcaacaacacaacaacacctaacgtagctagctagctaatttaCAGTCAACTGTAATGTACTGTAACTGACAGGTCGGCATTAGGTAAAATACAATCAAGTAACACTGTCACATACCATAATCTAGTATTGACGTCTTCCAGTCTTCCAAACAGTGGGTTTCGGATACTCGCTGTAGCCAAATCAAACTGCGCGTACACCCTTCAAACATTTAACTACCTCGCGCCAAATTCTGAAAAATATACGCAGTGTTGCGTACCTGCCTTACGTGAATACAGAGTGCTTATCT contains:
- the pkmyt1 gene encoding membrane-associated tyrosine- and threonine-specific cdc2-inhibitory kinase; the protein is MSVAVETTVSRVSLPLPTHFSHAERSFSLKKRRLPFSSSSISSSSYSSPARLSHSLPPLPPSKGCPPLSRMFPQHPSPWTPLSGSLSTSPPPNSVYDPSKQQSYFNQCFTNLGLLGRGSFGEVYKVQSNRDGHQYAVKRSAHRFRGNRERNRSVREARNHERLCPHPHILHFVAAWEECGRLYIQTELCSTSLLLHAESQPPGPDESAAWAYLCDLLSALQHLHSHGFVHLDLKPANVLMTESGRLKLGDFGLLLDLKQNSTEPVEGKVKEDVQEGDPRYMAPELLRGEYGPAADVFSLGVSILELACNIEVPNGGEGWQQLRQGCLPSELTSSLSAELQTVLRMMLAPEPSDRPTVSKLLALPPVWKHRWKRRIYLLVAETTLKLVSLCQLVVCFGCRLLSSLHLSSLPHWTKPVPCTPPKDSWDRDLTLPLSAMHADSDSPVDDAVFVLDPTDSELSPTFSNRVKSRLSMESTSTPLPGSQTHSHRSPYHTPTHSNLGDWSSCNLAQTPSSIHSNGSCHTLTPSASPMHTELHADITNENSTRSRYSSSAKSSQRRGRSCIQVEEALLRPNFEPKNLLSLFEETTP